The window CTGTGACTTGTTAAAGGTTTATATATCTTATGCTTTTTTAGATTTTGATCTTGGCTCCTACAAGAGAAATTGCTGTACAGATACATTCTGTTATTACTGCTATTGGAATAAAAATGGAAGGCTTAGAGTGTCATGTCTTTATTGGAGGGACTCCATTATCACAAGACAAAACCAGGCTTAAAAAGTGTCATATTGCTGTTGGCTCTCCTGGTAAGATATCACCCTGTTCATAATTAGGGTTCCTTAAGAACTGAACACTTTTAATGTAAGTAATGTAATTAATATAAGAATATGGGAAATCTCCGATAACTATGagaattattttgagaattataaaATGAAGAGGCTTAGAACAGTGAGATACAAACATGTGACTACCAACAGAATTTGGATTACCAACAGAATTTATGAGATCTCCATTCCTAAGGATGTTTAAGCACATGTATGAAATTGGCTTCTCAGAAGAAGGGGAATGAGATGATTTTCAGGAAGCCTTTTTAAGCCATGGATTGGGATTATTTCTGTATTAATCATTCAGTTGTGAATCACTCAAATCAGAATTTAGTATGCAGGGCTTTTGCATTCAAGTCTTTTGATGGGAAGAGTGTTTATGATCTATACTAATTGGtggtgaaataggaaaaaataatggaTTTAGGCAAGATCAGAACTCACAATTTCTGCTTTGTGATTCAGTTTAAATGCATAATAATGAGGGTCAGGTTAAGAAGGTCAACAGTATAACCTGTGAGTAAGTTGAGTAACAACATTGACCAAGATTTGCACATATTCAGTGCATCTTGAATAATTCAATATGCTTTTCTTCTGGAATTTAGGCAGAATTAAACAACTGATAGAACTTGACTACTTGAACCCAGGCAGTATACGTCTCTTTATTCTTGATGAAGCAGATAAGCTTTTAGAAGAAGGCAGCTTCCAGGAgcaaataaagtaagaaaaataacttgCTTGACTATTAAAAGTGTATCCTAAAGTGTCTCTCTTTAGCTTTTCCAGGTGGTAATTACTGTGATTGGTTTCCCTGgtgtgtttttcttctgttttgcagCTGGATTTATTCTTCCTTGCCTGCTAGTAAACAGATGTTGGCAGTATCAGCTACCTACCCTGAATTTTTGGCTAATGCTTTGACAAAGTACATGAGAGATCCCACTTTTGTAAGACTAAATTCCAGTGATCCGAGTCTCATAGGTGAGAAGAGATATTGGATACTTACATTACTGGTTTGTGATTTTTCTGGAGCTTTCCCTTGCCTCATTGGCTGGTGCTTTCATATTTGCTATTAGGatatagcaaatatatttattttaacagaAGACTCTTTTTGTAGGTTTGAAGCAGTATTACAAAATTGTCAATTCATACCCTTTGGCCCATAAGATTTTTGAGGAAAAGGCTCAGCATTTACAGGAACTGTTCAGCAGAATTCCATTTAATCAAGCCTTAGTCTTTTCTAATTTGCACAGCAGGTATGTACCTTAAGAGGTTACCTGGAGAATTTGTGAAATAAAAGGTGTAGGGccatatctataaaatgataaCCCTCTATGTTATTTTTCATAGAGCACAACACTTGGCAGATATCCTTTCTGCTAAAGGCTTTCCTGCTGAGTGCATTTCAGGTAAGCTCCTCTCTTCCTTTAGTCTTTGTTTAGTGTTCTGACTTGAAGCATGTCCAACGTCAGGAGGAAGAAATAACTACTTCATGAGTTGTCTTGTGAGTGTGAGGTTGCACTGAGTCTTCAGAGTAAAGGAAATTGGAGGTGAATTTTTCATTGAGAGATCACATATCGATATCCTTGTTCAAGAGGCAACTTGGTATGTAATACGAAATTAGAAAATTGGAATGAATGTCGGTGAAGaacttaataattttataaaatttgtcaTCTTCAGAGAAAAATACTTTGCTACCTTACATAATCATTGTAAAAATGCTAAGAATTGCTACCGAATTAACTGTTTTGAAgtcctgtaacttttttttttttttttttaagattttatttttaagtgaattctaCATCTAATGTAGAGCtcagctcacaaccctgaggtaaagagtcacatgctcttcccactgagccagccaggcgccccaagatgattcatttttttttttttttttttttttaagattttatttatccattcatagagacagagaggcagagacacaggcagagggagaagcaggctccatgcagggagcccgatgcgggactcgatcctgggtctccaggatcacaccccgggttgcaagcagtgctaaaccgctgtgccaccagggctgcccagatgaTTCATTTTTTGACACAAAGCTAAATTATTACTGCTGACCTAGTAGGaatgaaagatataaagaaatttttGATCAGTGAGCTCCTTTTTAGAGTTTTCATTGATATCTTAGTTTATAACCTGTTAGCCTTAGTTTGGTCATTATATATCATGGGGTACAGGGAAgacttttctaatattttgactGTAGATCACACTTCAAAACTAAATTTATAAACAGCTGattatagcaattttattttcctaagagtTATTCTACCCCATATGTAACTTTGTGGATATAGTGTTAAATCTGCAAGCATAACCCAgtcatcatttaaaattaatatttgaatttcaaGCTGACAGCCTaaccagattttaaaagattctgaCTTTAGGTCTTAGCCTTGATTTGCATATGAGGATAGAATTAACTTGGGTTGGTGTATTTTTAAAGCTTGAGAACGATAgttatgatttctgtttttttgtggatttggtaaatatttattaggtTGCTTTTATATGACTTTCTTTTTGGGTCTTTTTAGGCAACATGAATCAGAATCAGCGTCTTGATGCTATGGCCAAACTGAAACATTTTCATTGCAGAGTCCTCATTTCCACCGATTTGGTAAATTTCCTGTTCAGTTTGAGTGACTAATCCATCTTGACTTGGGCTCTGTTATCAGAGGCACAGggttcatcttttattttacataggTGTGTCTGATAAGAACATCAGAAGGGAATTATCTTTCTAGTAGGGGAATTTGCTTTCttcaaagttttatattttcatctttattcttgAAACTCGTCcttagaaattaatttctttttcctttgctcttaaaTATTCTCATGTTCTTAACTTGGCTCTTGGTTATACTAGAATAATTGAGTGTGCGTTGGTGCCTGTGTGGCAGTTAATGCAAGTACTTACTGTCTTCTTCAATCCAAGACTTCCCGTGGAATTGATGCTGAGAAGGTGAACCTGGTAGTAAATCTGGATGTACCATTGGATTGGGAGACATACATGCATCGGATTGGCAGAGCTGGTcgttttggtaaaaaaaaaataaaaaaattaaaaaaattaaaaaaaaaagaaaaaaaagtttggctgCTTTCTTTAGGAGGAAGAAATGCAGATGTGACAGGTGGAGTGTCACTTATGTGAAACTGATCTGCGACATAACATGCCCTCTGTGCTTTTAGGTACTTTGGGGTTGACAGTGACCTACTGTTGTCGGGGAGAAGAAGAAAACGTGATGATGAAAATTGCCCAGAAATGTAACATCAATCTTCTGCCTTTACCAGGtatattttgtctgtttccttttttttttttttaaagattttacttacttattcatgagagacacacatgagggaggcagagacacaggcagagggacaagcagtttccctgtagggagcccgatgtgggacttgattttgGAACTCTGGATCActccatgagctgaaggcagacactcaaccgctgagccacccaggcgtccctgtctgtTTCATTTTGCTGTCAAAAGAATAATCAATCATATTGGCAATAGGcctcttaaaaataattgctgACACAGAGTACTTAGGATATGTTTGGTCCCATTCAGTATATTAACGTTTTTAATTCTCGCCACGATCCTGTGAAGTGTGTGCTATTATTACTGACTTTTTGTGAATGAATGTATTGAGGCAttgagaagttaagtaatttgcctaagcTCTTATAGCTCATAAGCAGCAGAGAGAAGATTGCAAGCTAACTCTTGgcacatgaaaaatatttaagtactaTGTTAGCTGTATATTTCAGTTTGTAACCTTgcagtttcattttattcttttaaataatgggGCATATGCAGCAGAGAGAAAATTGCAAGCTAACTCTTGgcacatgaaaaatatttaagtactaTGTTAGCTGTATATTTCAGTTTGTAAACTTgcagtttcattttattcttttaaataatgggGCATATGTTTAATACTTTTGTTGCTATGAGAGGTAATTCTAGCCATATTCTCCATTGTCACCACGAGGAAGGAGTAGTGTCTTTAATTtgaatgctattttaaaaaatttgaagagttttctttctctcctttttttaaaaaaaagtatttatttatttaagcaatctccataccaacatggggctcgaactcatgaccctgaggtcaggagttgtatgttcttccaactgagccagccaggagtccctgaaatgttttcttttgattttagtgAGTCATTTgtcaagttgatttttttaagtgccacCTTGGAAACTGCACGTCTCAAACTATTAATGatctcttgaaaattaaaaaaaaaaattgtagaaatgtGGTTTGCTATATATGTTAACATTTGCATTGTTAGTGTGTAAGTATACATGTGTATACGTacatatgtgtgaatatatatataaatatacaatatatacatgaTCTTCTAGAATATGGGATATGTAGTTATTGAATAAATGTAGCATTGAATATTTTACCAATTAATATATAACTCATTTAGTGATTTTTATAAAGCTAGATTAAACACAGGTCTGGGAATTCTGTGGATTCTCAAAGCTCTGGCTTTGTAATAACTCATTTTGTGAGTTTCTATTTTCACAGATTTCTTCAGTTCCTCTAAGCTTGTGTCCtgattttctaaatttgttttttagaaatggTTTTTAGGTTCTCTGTTGTTATAAGACATTacagtatgttaattatatgtgTAAGTCTGCTGGTAACCTATCAGATGATTATAatgtagaaaaaatagaaaattggtaCAAGAGGGTTAAGACTTTGGTAGGATTCAGTGTTATAGCATCTAGTGATAAAAATTAAGTTTGCCTTTTGGATACTGGAAAATGACATATTTTGATCTTTATGTGATGTTAACAGAGCCCTGAAATCATGAGAAAAGTATATTCATGGTGTTGGATTTATACTGGACTGAGACCTTGTACGGCAATAGACTGTTCCAATGAAGTACCTGGGGCAGGAGTGGGAGAGGTGTAGGCAAGCAAGGGATCTCACCTTAGTGGGAATCAGAGTTCTCGTCAGAGGGTCAGTCTGTTCAGCCAGGTCAGGAGCCCCAGCTGAAGAGTCCAGATCAGAGGGATTAGGTAGGGGTACGTGTACATGGAGCACTGACAGCAGCAACAGATGGGCAAGATCCATGTAAATCAGAGGCACTGTATGTTTTGTCTTCCTAAGGAAAACTGATCACACTTTGGGAAGGTCTGAGTTTGCAGGCGGAGTAAGTCATCCCACCTGGATGGAATAGGAAATTTAGAGAGCTGGAGCCAGCAAATGTTTTAGAACTTACAAGTGCCATTGAGACCATCAGTATTTTTACAGTCCTCTGACATTTACCCCTAATAGAGGTTTTTCCCCACTGTTGGGGGCAGTGATTTCTCCTTGTTGGGAGCATAGGGTGGCCGGTTTACTTGGGTGCAGAGCTGCAGTTGTAATGTTTCCCAGATGATAAGCTTTGGGGGGAGCACAGTCCATTTTCTAGTATCTTGTTTTGCTGTCGGTGGTAGTCAGATAAAAGGGAGGCACTGGGGAGAGCGAGAAGGGCAGAGATGGGAGAATTGCTGCAGGCGTGGACCTTACTCCTTGCATGAGCTCTTTTTGAGCAGGAGGTCCAGGGAGATACTGCTGAGGGTATGGGATGTGTCCTGCATATTTGGGggcatatttcttttcttttttaaaagattttatttatttattcatgagagacagagagagagagagagagagagaggggcagacacagggaaaggaagaagcaggctccctgcagagagaccCATGtgggtgggactggatccctggactcaacctctgagccacccaggcatgcctgggGGCATATTTGTTTACTGCAAGGATTGTTTAGGTCATTACAAATATAATGTAATTCTTAAGCGTCTTAGTATATTAttagtatgttttatttcttaacctTATTTGACCCTGGAAAGCATAAGAAGTCATTCAAAAATTCCTGGTCTAGAATagctcaaaattttaaaattctttttgttcttgttatgTAGATCCCATTCTTCCTGGTCTAATGGAGGAATGTTTGGATTGGGACGTGGAGGTTAAAGCTGCTATGCATACATATGGCTTAGCAAGTGTACCTACCCAGCCCTTAAAAAAGCAGATTCAAAAAATGGAGAGAACCTTTCAAACTCAGAAAGCTCATGGTAACCACGTGGCTTCATCTAGAAATACTTCTGTGTCTGCATTATTAGTCAAATCAAAAAATAGTACCAAACAAAAGCTTCCTGCAAAAAGCCACTCAGAGTGTGGAATCATAGAAAAAGCAGTGTCTCCAAAAGAGTGGGGCTGTGGCATACAGTTGGAAGAGCAAGTGAAGAATTCTGTTCAGATCCCTGCTGAGAGCTCTGCCAGTCAGCACCAGGTCAAAGAAGTGTCACTCCCCAAAATTCCTTGTCTGTCTTCCTTTAAAATCCATCTGCCATACTCTTTGACTTTTATAGAATTGGTAGAGGATTATGAACATTATATTAATGAGGGGCTAGAGAAACCTGTGGAAATCATCAGGCATTACACAGGTCCTGGGGATCCAACTGTGAATCCTCAGAATGGTTTGGTAAGCAGTAAAGTTCCTGAGGAGAAAGTGCTGATGCTGGCAAGCAGTAGCCAGTCTGGAGACTCTGAGAGTGACAGTGATTCTTACAGCTCGAGGACTTCCTCCCAGAGCAAAGGAAATAAGTCCTACTTTGAAGGCTCTTCAGATACTCAGCTGAAAGACTCAGAGTCCACGCCTATGGATGGCCATACATCTTTGGAACAACCTCTGAATGGAAACGACGCCCCTAATCCTGCAGAGTGTCAAGAATCACCTGAAACCCAAACGAAGGCAAGGCATAAAGAGGGGGCTAACCAGAGAGCTAAGCAGAGCCGGAGAAACCCTCCCCCGTGGTCTTCCTATCAAGTGCAGGCTGAGCCCCAGGAAGATGGTTGGTATGACTGCTGTGGGGAGACGCATCCAGGTTTTTCTGACGCCTATCAGGATTATGAGGAATACTGGAGGGCTTACTACAGGGCGTGGCAGGAGTATTACTCTGCTGCCTCTCAGTCGTATTACTGGAATGCTCAGAGGCATCCAGGCTGGATGGCGGCTTATCACATGAATACAATTTATCTACAAGAAATGATGCGCGGCAACCATTGATTACAGGCAGGACCTCAGACCATCCACATACACCAGTGAGCGATTCCTTTAGTTAGCCAACCTCCTTGTCCTAGAGTAGAGTGGCATTTTTGAGGAATTTGAAGTCTTGAGGCTTCCTGCTGGGACACACCTATTTTTCAGATTGTCTTGACCTACCTGACCaggtatattttcttctttttttttttttttttcttaaatttttcacggatcaaattcttgaaaaaaaatttggggGATGTAGAGCTAAAGGTTCCAGGAGGCCATTTTCTGTAAgccatttgaaaaagaaacatttaaaaagacttatACCACtgcttacttgaaaaaataaaaacagctgagatttaaaaaataatttatgctgTGGAGTTCTTGACAAAAGGCTTGCACTGTATTTCGTATTTCTATAGAGGTATGTTCTTTTAGAAATTTGTAGCATAGTAGCTCAGAAAATCCCTTCGCCTTTTATGTTTCGTCAGGAAGGAATAAATACTGCTTCAGACATTTCCCAAAGGTACTTGCTTTCATGTTCTTTgcttccattaaaaatatttgttaccagtaaaaatgcaaaatgtttattgttgatcatttgaatgtcttttgtttttaagattgtgaAAGCTGTCTGTTTTTTACTGTATATTAAATAGCTCTGGAGCATCAGTGGctgtcttatttttgtttcttaagaaaagGACTAACTCTTACTCTGTTG of the Vulpes lagopus strain Blue_001 chromosome 5, ASM1834538v1, whole genome shotgun sequence genome contains:
- the DDX20 gene encoding probable ATP-dependent RNA helicase DDX20; its protein translation is MAAAFEVPAALATVEAAVPAERVAAQLTAAEPVPGPARSLRTAHDVSGPRTRTGDVLLAEPADFESLLLSRPVLEGLRAAGFERPSPVQLKAIPLGRCGLDLIVQAKSGTGKTCVFSTIALDSLVLENQSTQILILAPTREIAVQIHSVITAIGIKMEGLECHVFIGGTPLSQDKTRLKKCHIAVGSPGRIKQLIELDYLNPGSIRLFILDEADKLLEEGSFQEQINWIYSSLPASKQMLAVSATYPEFLANALTKYMRDPTFVRLNSSDPSLIGLKQYYKIVNSYPLAHKIFEEKAQHLQELFSRIPFNQALVFSNLHSRAQHLADILSAKGFPAECISGNMNQNQRLDAMAKLKHFHCRVLISTDLTSRGIDAEKVNLVVNLDVPLDWETYMHRIGRAGRFGTLGLTVTYCCRGEEENVMMKIAQKCNINLLPLPDPILPGLMEECLDWDVEVKAAMHTYGLASVPTQPLKKQIQKMERTFQTQKAHGNHVASSRNTSVSALLVKSKNSTKQKLPAKSHSECGIIEKAVSPKEWGCGIQLEEQVKNSVQIPAESSASQHQVKEVSLPKIPCLSSFKIHLPYSLTFIELVEDYEHYINEGLEKPVEIIRHYTGPGDPTVNPQNGLVSSKVPEEKVLMLASSSQSGDSESDSDSYSSRTSSQSKGNKSYFEGSSDTQLKDSESTPMDGHTSLEQPLNGNDAPNPAECQESPETQTKARHKEGANQRAKQSRRNPPPWSSYQVQAEPQEDGWYDCCGETHPGFSDAYQDYEEYWRAYYRAWQEYYSAASQSYYWNAQRHPGWMAAYHMNTIYLQEMMRGNH